The following coding sequences lie in one Erwinia amylovora genomic window:
- the cas7e gene encoding type I-E CRISPR-associated protein Cas7/Cse4/CasC produces the protein MNNFINCHVLISHSPSCLNRDDMNMQKDAVFGGKRRVRISSQSLKRAIRKSAYYQQHLGESSMRTIHLADLRNVVHARLADKYAAGDIDKALSLLSGKAIDGAEKIDGGAVSPWVMDEIDWFCQQVAQPEYADFDEKKWAKLLKEQINALRGTLNNAVDVALSGRMATSGLMSEVGNVDGAMSLAHAITTHAVEADIDWFTAVDDLKETTGAAHLGTQEFSSGVFYRYASLNLSQLQQNLGGASREQALTIAAHLVHMLATEIPGAKQHSFAAFNPADLVMVNFSDFPLSLANAFEQPVVAKRDGFLQPSVAALNDYWARVAAGYGIDGPTAQFNLAEGEMPAGVQRMAGLAALKTWVSSNGEG, from the coding sequence ATGAACAACTTTATCAATTGCCATGTGCTGATTTCCCACAGCCCTTCCTGCCTGAATCGCGATGATATGAACATGCAGAAAGACGCCGTTTTTGGTGGCAAACGGCGGGTGAGGATCTCCAGCCAGAGCCTGAAACGCGCCATCCGTAAAAGCGCGTATTATCAGCAGCACCTTGGGGAATCAAGCATGCGCACCATCCATCTGGCGGATCTGCGTAATGTGGTTCATGCCCGTCTGGCCGATAAATACGCTGCCGGGGATATCGATAAGGCACTGAGCTTACTAAGCGGAAAAGCCATTGATGGCGCAGAAAAAATTGATGGCGGGGCCGTTTCCCCGTGGGTAATGGATGAAATTGACTGGTTTTGCCAGCAGGTGGCCCAGCCGGAATATGCCGATTTCGACGAAAAAAAGTGGGCGAAGCTGCTGAAAGAGCAGATTAATGCGCTGCGCGGCACCTTAAATAATGCGGTGGATGTGGCGCTTAGCGGGCGCATGGCAACCAGCGGCCTGATGAGCGAGGTGGGTAACGTTGACGGTGCGATGTCACTGGCGCATGCCATCACTACCCACGCCGTCGAGGCCGATATAGACTGGTTTACCGCCGTTGACGACCTGAAAGAGACCACCGGTGCGGCGCATCTTGGCACCCAGGAGTTCTCCTCCGGGGTGTTTTACCGTTACGCCAGCCTTAATCTGAGCCAGCTGCAGCAGAACCTCGGCGGTGCAAGCCGTGAGCAGGCGCTCACTATTGCCGCCCACCTGGTCCATATGCTGGCTACCGAAATCCCCGGTGCCAAACAGCACAGTTTCGCCGCCTTTAACCCCGCCGACCTGGTGATGGTGAACTTCTCTGACTTCCCCCTTTCGCTGGCGAACGCCTTTGAACAGCCGGTGGTGGCGAAAAGGGACGGCTTTCTGCAACCTTCGGTGGCGGCGCTTAATGATTACTGGGCGCGCGTTGCTGCCGGCTACGGCATTGATGGCCCCACCGCGCAATTCAACCTGGCAGAGGGCGAGATGCCTGCTGGCGTGCAGCGTATGGCGGGGTTGGCAGCATTAAAAACCTGGGTGAGCAGTAACGGCGAGGGATAA
- the casB gene encoding type I-E CRISPR-associated protein Cse2/CasB gives MELPSDAKALYENWLQLDPGSKAKIRRATQPDDLMDIPAFYLLVAPFGWPQQRYALLRMVFCLSAGKIRPSEDKQQSIGRVFADKGISQPRIFQVIRADYPNDMVQLRRLIIHAEPEVYWPGFAQQLYGWYKSDRRKLLEDFVITTAHKTSRKDAK, from the coding sequence ATGGAGCTGCCGTCTGACGCCAAAGCGTTATATGAAAACTGGTTACAGCTGGATCCGGGGAGCAAGGCAAAAATAAGGCGCGCCACGCAGCCCGACGATCTGATGGATATCCCCGCCTTTTACCTGCTGGTGGCCCCCTTTGGCTGGCCGCAGCAGCGCTACGCGTTGCTGCGAATGGTGTTTTGCCTGTCGGCCGGAAAAATCAGGCCCAGCGAAGATAAGCAGCAAAGTATCGGTAGAGTATTCGCTGACAAAGGTATCAGCCAGCCGCGTATTTTCCAGGTCATACGCGCTGATTACCCTAACGATATGGTGCAGCTGCGGCGCTTAATTATTCATGCCGAACCCGAGGTGTACTGGCCCGGTTTCGCACAGCAGCTGTATGGCTGGTATAAAAGCGATCGGCGTAAATTACTGGAAGATTTCGTTATCACTACCGCTCACAAGACATCACGTAAGGACGCTAAATGA
- the casA gene encoding type I-E CRISPR-associated protein Cse1/CasA has protein sequence MNLLTDDWIPVRPLGGGACQQITLQTLLCNGQRWLVALPRDDMEMATFQLLICLLQTLWMPSDAQQLIQRIRQPLSAGEFADGVAGWQQAFDLNHPQQPFMQVKGVAAKEVTGMDKLLVGLTGSTSGAFVNQPGQGKALCGGCTAIALFNQACNAPGFGGGFKSGLRGGSPVTTLVQGDCLRTTIWFNVLSETTLDQFCPGWREQRAQPFTWQQPIKKEEVIAGSSIGLARGLFWQPAHIKLSPPDGAGQCSACGRSASQRYCSFLKEKFNFTVNGLWLHPHSPLIQQIKKGQVEWRYMAFSTPAPSWTQIGRLLIEQQVNKQQEGRRVATTVGQARMLSGGRALRLMIGGYRNNQASIIERRHEVLQINHGWQHAMPVINEIVTLGLEYRKVLRTALWIFAEGAKESGIKGAGVALHEKVDAPYYRQSQARVLNLLAQIDFQSPLPQLAQFQTQQRQLCLQLFNDLSAPYAHHPKLICSLAQARRYLTSSLAKLQPQGEHIDGAAV, from the coding sequence ATGAATTTATTGACCGATGACTGGATCCCCGTGCGCCCGCTGGGCGGCGGCGCATGCCAGCAAATCACCTTACAAACGCTGTTATGCAACGGACAGCGCTGGCTGGTGGCGCTGCCGCGTGATGATATGGAAATGGCCACCTTTCAGCTGCTGATCTGCCTGTTACAAACGCTGTGGATGCCGTCTGACGCGCAGCAGCTGATCCAGCGAATACGCCAACCGCTGAGCGCCGGGGAGTTTGCCGATGGCGTTGCCGGTTGGCAACAGGCGTTTGATCTCAACCATCCGCAGCAGCCATTTATGCAGGTAAAAGGCGTGGCGGCGAAAGAGGTGACCGGGATGGATAAGCTGCTGGTCGGGTTAACCGGTTCCACCAGTGGTGCTTTCGTCAACCAGCCCGGCCAGGGCAAGGCGCTGTGCGGCGGCTGCACGGCGATTGCCTTATTTAACCAGGCCTGTAATGCGCCGGGTTTCGGCGGCGGGTTTAAGAGCGGCTTACGCGGCGGCTCTCCGGTGACCACGCTGGTGCAGGGGGACTGTTTGCGCACCACCATCTGGTTCAACGTGTTGAGTGAAACCACGCTGGATCAGTTCTGCCCCGGCTGGCGCGAGCAGCGGGCGCAGCCGTTTACCTGGCAGCAGCCGATAAAAAAGGAAGAGGTGATTGCCGGCAGCAGTATCGGCCTGGCGCGCGGGCTGTTCTGGCAACCGGCCCATATTAAGCTCAGTCCGCCGGACGGCGCGGGGCAGTGCAGCGCCTGTGGGCGGTCGGCCAGCCAGCGTTATTGCAGCTTTCTGAAAGAGAAATTCAACTTTACCGTCAATGGCCTGTGGCTGCATCCGCACTCTCCGCTGATCCAGCAAATCAAGAAAGGGCAGGTGGAGTGGCGTTATATGGCGTTCAGTACGCCAGCCCCGTCATGGACGCAGATCGGCCGTCTGCTGATCGAGCAACAGGTCAATAAACAGCAGGAGGGGCGCCGGGTGGCGACCACGGTCGGGCAGGCGCGCATGCTGAGCGGGGGGCGGGCATTACGCCTGATGATCGGCGGCTACCGCAATAATCAGGCTTCAATTATTGAGCGCCGCCATGAGGTGCTGCAGATTAATCACGGCTGGCAGCACGCCATGCCGGTGATAAACGAGATTGTTACCCTCGGGCTGGAATACCGCAAGGTGCTGCGCACGGCGTTATGGATTTTTGCCGAAGGCGCAAAAGAGAGCGGGATTAAGGGGGCTGGCGTTGCGCTGCATGAAAAGGTTGATGCCCCGTATTACCGGCAAAGTCAGGCGCGGGTGCTGAATTTACTGGCGCAGATCGATTTCCAATCCCCGCTGCCACAGCTTGCGCAATTCCAGACGCAGCAGCGGCAGCTGTGTCTGCAGCTGTTTAACGACCTTAGCGCGCCCTATGCCCACCATCCGAAATTAATCTGCTCGCTGGCGCAGGCCAGAAGATATCTGACGAGCAGCCTGGCCAAACTTCAACCGCAAGGAGAACACATTGATGGAGCTGCCGTCTGA
- the cas3 gene encoding CRISPR-associated helicase/endonuclease Cas3, with the protein MNSQPEYYRYWGKATAATPEGETACHLLPWHCLDVAAVAARWWDSSPSLRSQFSTELSPVSQLRAWVLFFVALHDFGKFDIRFQAKAPAALRILNPDGEKISGRLPPWDHGKGGVLCLREDFRANAVSDDSLLAFLDEPPHSKRAWFPWMEAVAGHHGYVVREYHLPDEMMNYPPGLQGWADADRQARMAWLQALEGLFLQPVGLSLQDNPPPVSPLLAGFCSISDWLGSWSSEETFCYRSSVEPPDNYFARRYASDAAIVLERSGLVAQIKPWSGVAALLEKGHAPRQLQTLVDRLPEQPGLTLIEAPTGSGKTEAALAFAWRLLASGQADSIIFALPTQATANAMYARLERLAVQLFDRPNFILAHGYARFNPAFDAVKQRAANVQQAEEGWAQCCEWLSRGNKRAFLGQIGVCTVDQVLISVLPVKHRFIRGFGLGRSVLLVDEVHAYDSYMYGLLEAVLRAQSAAGQSALLLSATLPAHLKQRLLNTYPGDPAAELSSAYPLVTWRGQRQQLHFDLSATPEHLPAESALLLQPRYLAGGEPDDLLLQQMMAAAAAGAQVCLICNLVDVAQKTWQRLSAYGQAEVMLFHARFTLTDRIAKEQQVLECFGPHGNRQQGRILVATQVVEQSLDVDFDWLITQLCPVDLLFQRSGRLHRHQRNRRPAGFSQPMLTVLLPDAEGYGRSGYIYGNTRVMWRTQQLIEAQGATPLPFPAAWRQWIESAYRPEADDAEPGWVQEGYQDWEQKEFEKRASARQMLKQAEYATPFSDNDHAVRALTRDGEMSLAVIPYFDSEHGRVLLDGQQLDRLAEFARPEALALNRVNVPHGWLGAFLQPMDEQGVIWLPGHFVAGKAGFAGKGQHHFTYSHHEGMEKTG; encoded by the coding sequence ATGAATTCGCAGCCTGAGTATTACCGCTATTGGGGTAAGGCGACAGCCGCTACGCCCGAGGGGGAAACAGCGTGTCACTTACTACCCTGGCACTGTCTGGATGTTGCCGCCGTTGCGGCGCGCTGGTGGGATAGCAGCCCCAGCCTGAGATCGCAGTTTTCAACCGAATTAAGCCCCGTTTCCCAGCTCAGAGCCTGGGTGCTGTTTTTTGTCGCGCTGCATGATTTCGGTAAGTTTGATATCCGCTTTCAGGCTAAAGCGCCCGCCGCATTACGTATCCTCAATCCTGATGGTGAGAAGATCTCAGGCAGACTGCCGCCGTGGGATCACGGTAAAGGCGGCGTATTGTGCCTGCGTGAGGATTTCCGCGCAAACGCGGTCTCTGATGACTCACTGCTTGCATTTCTTGATGAACCACCGCATAGCAAACGGGCGTGGTTTCCGTGGATGGAAGCGGTTGCCGGGCACCACGGCTATGTGGTGCGTGAGTATCACCTGCCCGATGAAATGATGAATTACCCTCCGGGTTTGCAGGGCTGGGCGGATGCCGACAGGCAGGCGCGCATGGCGTGGCTGCAGGCGCTGGAGGGGCTATTTTTACAGCCTGTCGGGCTGTCGCTACAGGACAATCCGCCGCCGGTTTCTCCGCTGCTGGCCGGTTTCTGCTCGATATCCGACTGGCTGGGATCCTGGAGCAGTGAGGAGACCTTCTGCTACCGGTCATCCGTTGAACCGCCGGATAACTATTTCGCACGGCGCTATGCGTCCGATGCCGCCATCGTGCTGGAGCGCAGCGGCCTGGTGGCGCAGATAAAACCCTGGTCCGGGGTTGCTGCGCTGCTGGAAAAAGGGCATGCCCCCCGCCAGCTGCAAACGCTGGTCGACCGTCTGCCGGAACAGCCAGGCCTGACGTTAATTGAAGCGCCCACCGGTTCGGGTAAAACCGAGGCGGCGCTGGCCTTTGCCTGGCGCCTGCTGGCCAGCGGCCAGGCCGACAGCATTATTTTTGCCCTGCCCACTCAGGCCACGGCCAACGCCATGTATGCCCGCCTTGAACGCCTGGCCGTTCAGCTTTTCGATCGGCCTAACTTTATTCTGGCACATGGCTATGCGCGCTTTAATCCGGCTTTTGACGCGGTAAAGCAGCGCGCTGCTAACGTGCAGCAGGCTGAAGAGGGCTGGGCGCAGTGCTGTGAATGGCTGAGCCGTGGCAATAAACGCGCATTTCTCGGGCAAATCGGCGTGTGTACTGTCGATCAGGTGCTGATTTCGGTGCTGCCGGTTAAACACCGTTTTATCCGTGGTTTTGGTCTTGGGCGCAGCGTGCTGCTGGTGGATGAGGTGCACGCTTACGACAGTTACATGTATGGCCTGCTGGAAGCGGTGCTGCGGGCGCAGTCTGCCGCCGGCCAGAGTGCGCTGCTGCTGTCCGCTACGCTGCCCGCGCACCTTAAACAGCGTCTGCTAAACACTTACCCGGGGGATCCTGCTGCTGAACTCTCTTCAGCTTATCCGCTGGTCACCTGGCGCGGGCAACGCCAGCAGCTGCATTTTGATCTGTCCGCTACCCCCGAACATCTGCCCGCTGAAAGCGCTCTGCTGCTGCAACCCCGCTATCTGGCCGGCGGCGAACCTGATGATCTGCTATTGCAGCAGATGATGGCCGCCGCCGCTGCGGGCGCTCAGGTTTGCCTGATTTGTAACCTGGTGGATGTTGCGCAGAAAACCTGGCAACGGCTCAGTGCATACGGCCAGGCAGAGGTGATGCTGTTCCATGCGCGTTTTACCCTGACCGATCGCATTGCCAAAGAGCAGCAGGTGCTGGAGTGCTTTGGCCCCCACGGGAACCGGCAGCAGGGACGCATTCTGGTCGCCACCCAGGTGGTTGAGCAGTCACTGGATGTCGATTTCGACTGGCTGATCACCCAGCTGTGCCCGGTGGACTTGCTGTTTCAGCGTAGCGGGCGCTTACATCGCCATCAGCGCAACCGCCGTCCGGCCGGTTTCAGCCAGCCGATGCTGACGGTACTGCTGCCGGATGCCGAAGGCTATGGGCGCAGCGGCTATATCTACGGCAACACCCGCGTGATGTGGCGTACCCAGCAGCTGATTGAAGCACAGGGCGCTACGCCGCTGCCGTTTCCGGCCGCCTGGCGGCAGTGGATCGAAAGTGCCTACCGCCCCGAAGCCGATGATGCAGAACCCGGCTGGGTGCAGGAGGGCTATCAGGACTGGGAGCAGAAAGAGTTTGAGAAGCGGGCCAGCGCCCGCCAGATGCTAAAACAGGCGGAGTACGCCACGCCGTTTTCTGACAACGATCATGCCGTACGCGCCCTGACCCGTGACGGCGAGATGAGCCTGGCGGTGATCCCTTATTTTGACAGCGAACACGGCAGGGTGCTGCTGGATGGTCAGCAGCTGGATCGGCTGGCGGAGTTTGCCCGCCCGGAGGCGCTGGCGTTGAACCGGGTCAACGTTCCGCACGGCTGGCTGGGTGCTTTTCTGCAGCCGATGGATGAGCAGGGCGTTATCTGGCTGCCGGGGCATTTCGTTGCTGGAAAAGCCGGGTTTGCCGGGAAAGGTCAGCATCACTTTACTTACAGTCACCACGAGGGAATGGAGAAGACAGGATGA
- a CDS encoding TauD/TfdA dioxygenase family protein, which translates to MKVINHAEVETLLELIKKYQVLVVAAQHLTPEEQIEFCRKTGTIFPHPLKKNTCPWPEMTYVTNVQENGEARGYPGPGFPIWHSDMCYEEHPPRLTTFYAEKVPSEGGKTLFCNTLAACADLPPRLSKTLEDKQAIFGFSQKLVQRCQERGYMLHIEPEDQRPDTLHPVLRPHPQTGRKAIYVNWTHTDAIVGMSEQESEHYLNVLYRHCINPIYLYAHQYQEGDLVIWDNGSTLHTGDGAVPEGQARIMRRVVVM; encoded by the coding sequence TTGAAAGTAATCAATCATGCTGAAGTTGAAACCTTGCTTGAATTAATAAAAAAATATCAGGTGTTAGTGGTTGCTGCCCAGCATTTAACTCCGGAGGAGCAAATTGAATTTTGCCGTAAAACAGGCACGATTTTCCCTCATCCTTTAAAAAAAAATACCTGTCCATGGCCGGAAATGACCTATGTCACCAACGTACAGGAAAATGGCGAAGCGCGTGGATATCCCGGTCCTGGTTTTCCCATTTGGCATTCCGATATGTGTTATGAGGAGCATCCTCCCCGCTTAACCACGTTTTATGCCGAAAAGGTGCCGTCAGAGGGAGGAAAAACGTTATTTTGCAATACGTTGGCGGCTTGTGCTGATTTGCCACCGCGGTTAAGCAAGACGCTGGAAGACAAACAGGCAATATTTGGATTTTCACAAAAATTGGTGCAGCGCTGTCAGGAGCGTGGGTATATGTTACACATTGAACCGGAGGATCAGCGGCCCGATACCTTGCATCCGGTTTTACGTCCGCATCCGCAAACAGGGCGTAAAGCCATTTACGTTAATTGGACCCATACAGATGCCATTGTTGGTATGTCAGAGCAGGAAAGCGAACATTATCTTAATGTTCTTTACCGGCATTGTATCAATCCCATCTACCTTTATGCGCACCAGTATCAAGAGGGGGATTTGGTTATATGGGATAATGGTTCAACGTTACATACCGGGGATGGAGCGGTGCCGGAGGGACAGGCAAGAATAATGCGTCGTGTTGTTGTCATGTGA
- a CDS encoding GNAT family N-acetyltransferase, which translates to MTNQQEKDITRRMSENIAGKFSYLASQLPGMKVKHLNGLQYVDCGRQSDTFNTVLGTPASTDDIAQITRYYQQMNRPAAWWFSEPTTAYAQALRQAGWEHEENEVGMHLSLTSQLQTKSDTALSRIEYCDSLSHFQDFGRVLSAIFEPGNTVEAENIRAIYQQAGEHSASLDDRLIQLVGYFDDQPVSTATLYFHHNIAGVFDIATPECWRRRGFGSEIFYQALRVAQQKKATACVLQASPDGLNIYKKAGFISTGNFEVWNLPQNY; encoded by the coding sequence ATGACTAACCAACAGGAAAAGGATATTACCCGGCGTATGTCTGAAAATATTGCTGGCAAATTCTCATATCTGGCCAGCCAACTACCCGGTATGAAAGTGAAGCATTTGAATGGACTGCAATATGTTGATTGTGGCAGACAGTCGGATACCTTTAATACCGTTCTCGGAACGCCTGCTTCCACAGACGATATCGCTCAGATAACGCGATACTATCAGCAGATGAACAGGCCTGCTGCATGGTGGTTCTCCGAACCGACAACGGCATATGCACAGGCACTGCGGCAGGCAGGCTGGGAGCATGAAGAAAATGAAGTGGGGATGCATTTGTCTTTGACGTCGCAGCTGCAGACTAAATCAGACACCGCTTTATCCCGAATTGAATACTGCGATAGCCTGTCGCATTTCCAGGATTTTGGTCGCGTTCTTTCAGCGATATTTGAGCCGGGAAATACCGTTGAGGCAGAGAACATTCGGGCAATTTATCAGCAGGCTGGCGAGCATAGCGCCTCTTTGGATGACAGACTCATTCAGCTGGTGGGCTACTTCGATGATCAACCCGTCTCTACCGCGACGCTTTATTTTCACCATAATATTGCAGGTGTTTTCGATATTGCGACGCCAGAATGTTGGCGTCGACGGGGTTTTGGTAGCGAGATATTTTATCAGGCATTGCGGGTGGCGCAGCAAAAAAAAGCGACAGCCTGTGTATTGCAAGCGTCACCTGATGGGTTAAATATTTATAAAAAAGCAGGTTTCATTAGCACCGGTAATTTTGAGGTTTGGAATTTACCCCAAAATTACTGA
- a CDS encoding thioesterase II family protein yields MPDSIEQLADAALQALDTICDKQIAFFGHSMGGLIAVELARKMEICWRKPARALFVSGCRAPGEPLTRCLSGLDDELFIRQLAGLGGTESVLLEQPALLRLFLSTLRQDIALCERYAGPPPAPLQTPIHVIWGTEDDLITDVMIDSWRKFSTEGNVFFYPLQGDHFYHQQQSASVCSIIYEKLNLD; encoded by the coding sequence ATGCCGGACAGTATTGAGCAACTGGCCGACGCCGCTTTACAGGCGCTGGATACCATATGTGACAAACAGATCGCGTTTTTTGGTCACAGCATGGGGGGACTGATTGCTGTTGAACTGGCGCGCAAGATGGAAATCTGTTGGCGCAAACCCGCGCGCGCGCTGTTTGTTTCCGGTTGCCGTGCGCCTGGCGAACCGCTAACGCGCTGCCTTAGCGGATTGGATGATGAGCTGTTTATCAGACAGTTGGCCGGTTTAGGAGGCACAGAATCCGTATTGCTGGAACAGCCGGCACTATTGCGGCTGTTTCTATCCACGTTACGTCAGGATATTGCGCTGTGTGAACGTTATGCCGGGCCACCCCCTGCACCTTTGCAAACGCCAATCCATGTTATATGGGGAACGGAGGACGACTTAATTACGGATGTGATGATCGATTCCTGGCGTAAATTTTCTACTGAGGGGAACGTCTTTTTTTATCCTCTTCAAGGTGACCATTTCTATCATCAACAGCAGTCAGCAAGCGTATGTTCAATAATTTATGAGAAGCTAAATCTCGATTAA
- a CDS encoding enoyl-CoA hydratase/isomerase family protein has product MNADNPITRLVLCDRPAEHVVRLTLQRPARRNAYNALMVSELEQWLNWCERQSAVRTVVLTAGGKAFCSGADLHEAFTHGGEGLRNSCGGYHPLQHLPRRKIWIAALNGDAIGGGLEMALACDFIVASENTRIALPEVRHGLLPLGGAISQLAARLPPNIARELLLTGETMDAQRALALGLFNQVVDAEQLADAALALAERLDQAAPLAVQACNALLNQALAADIRQQGDRELRQLQQSEDYQESQHAFAERRAPRWQGR; this is encoded by the coding sequence ATGAATGCTGATAACCCGATAACCCGACTGGTGCTGTGCGATCGCCCGGCTGAACATGTGGTGCGCCTGACGCTACAGCGCCCCGCCCGGCGCAATGCCTATAATGCGCTGATGGTCAGCGAGCTGGAGCAGTGGCTGAACTGGTGCGAACGGCAGTCGGCGGTACGTACGGTGGTCCTGACCGCGGGTGGCAAGGCGTTTTGCAGCGGCGCAGATCTGCATGAGGCGTTTACCCACGGCGGTGAGGGGCTGCGTAACTCATGCGGCGGCTATCATCCGCTCCAGCATCTGCCTCGGCGCAAAATCTGGATTGCCGCGCTCAACGGTGATGCGATTGGCGGCGGGCTGGAGATGGCGCTGGCGTGCGATTTTATCGTCGCCAGTGAAAACACGCGTATTGCCCTGCCGGAAGTGCGGCACGGGCTGCTGCCGCTGGGCGGAGCCATCAGCCAGCTGGCGGCGCGTCTGCCACCGAATATTGCGCGTGAGCTGCTGCTGACCGGTGAAACGATGGATGCGCAGCGCGCGCTGGCGCTCGGCTTATTTAATCAGGTTGTGGACGCGGAGCAGCTGGCAGACGCCGCGCTGGCGTTGGCTGAACGCCTCGATCAGGCCGCGCCGCTGGCGGTACAAGCCTGCAACGCCCTGCTTAACCAGGCGCTGGCAGCCGATATCCGCCAGCAGGGCGACAGAGAGTTGCGGCAGCTACAGCAGAGCGAGGATTACCAGGAAAGCCAGCATGCGTTTGCCGAACGGCGCGCGCCGCGGTGGCAGGGGCGCTGA
- a CDS encoding thiolase family protein translates to MAAAQRLLNYQPEEDWQPVIVAACRTPVGRAYGSLANVPPQALLAPLFGKLLAALPAGFTAIDEVIIGNATGGGGNIARLAALAAGLPLAVPGVTVDRQCGSGLEAVINACRLVQARAGECYLAGGVESVSTAPWRVEKPATLRQMPRFYPRARFSPEEIGDPEMGIAAENVARQCAISRERQDRFALRSHQRALAAAQQGAFREEIVALNLDRCQVENDECPRPDTSLARLAALPPVFAADGSVTAGNCCPLNDGAALLLVMSRRMARDCGFSQGLLFADACSAGVDPNLLGLGPVPATQKLLRRQPGLALDRVEVIEFNEAFAAQVLASVDALGIAEHRINQQGGAIALGHPYGASGAIMVTRLFSQLVSQRQSEGFGLAMLGIAGGLGLSALFKGVRL, encoded by the coding sequence ATGGCAGCTGCACAGCGCTTACTGAATTACCAGCCTGAAGAGGACTGGCAGCCGGTGATTGTCGCCGCCTGCCGCACGCCCGTCGGCAGGGCTTATGGCTCGCTGGCCAACGTGCCGCCGCAGGCGCTGCTGGCCCCGCTGTTTGGCAAGCTGCTGGCGGCATTACCCGCTGGGTTTACGGCGATTGATGAGGTGATTATCGGCAACGCCACCGGCGGCGGCGGCAATATTGCCCGGCTGGCGGCGCTGGCGGCCGGGTTACCGCTGGCGGTGCCTGGCGTGACGGTGGACCGCCAGTGCGGCTCCGGGCTGGAAGCGGTGATTAACGCCTGTCGGCTGGTGCAGGCCAGGGCAGGTGAATGTTATCTGGCCGGCGGGGTAGAGAGCGTCAGCACCGCGCCCTGGCGGGTGGAAAAGCCCGCCACGCTAAGGCAGATGCCGCGCTTTTATCCGCGCGCACGTTTTTCGCCGGAAGAGATCGGCGACCCGGAAATGGGCATCGCCGCCGAGAACGTGGCGCGTCAGTGCGCCATCAGCCGGGAACGCCAGGACCGCTTTGCGCTGCGCAGCCATCAGCGCGCGCTGGCCGCCGCGCAGCAGGGCGCATTCCGCGAGGAGATCGTCGCGCTTAACCTTGACCGTTGCCAGGTTGAAAACGACGAATGCCCACGGCCTGATACTTCGCTGGCGCGGCTGGCGGCGTTACCGCCGGTATTTGCCGCCGATGGCTCGGTGACGGCGGGTAACTGCTGCCCGCTGAATGACGGCGCTGCGCTGCTGCTGGTGATGAGCCGCCGCATGGCGCGGGATTGCGGCTTCAGCCAGGGGCTGCTGTTTGCCGATGCCTGTAGCGCGGGGGTTGACCCGAATTTACTGGGGCTTGGCCCGGTTCCCGCCACGCAAAAGCTGCTGCGGCGTCAGCCGGGCCTGGCGTTGGATCGGGTTGAGGTGATCGAGTTTAATGAGGCTTTTGCCGCCCAGGTGCTGGCATCGGTAGATGCGTTGGGCATTGCTGAACACAGGATCAACCAGCAGGGGGGCGCTATCGCACTGGGGCATCCTTACGGCGCTTCCGGGGCGATCATGGTAACGCGGCTGTTCAGCCAGCTGGTAAGTCAGCGGCAGAGCGAAGGCTTCGGGCTGGCGATGCTGGGGATCGCCGGTGGGCTGGGGTTGAGCGCGCTGTTTAAGGGCGTGCGGCTGTAA